The sequence below is a genomic window from Ignavibacteriales bacterium.
TTTCATCTGATCGACTCGAAAGAGATTCATGCAGCGATGGACTATTTAATTGAAAATCTTCCATCAAATTTAAAACTTGTTGTTTTAAGCAGGCAGGATCCGCCATGGCATTTGTCAAGAATGAGGGTTAGGAATCATTTAACTGAATTAAGAGAAGCTGATCTGCGTTTCACTTCAGAAGAAGCGCTGGATTTTTTCAGGGACACGATGAAACTTGAACTTTCACAAGAAGATATAGCTGCTCTTGATTCACGTACAGAAGGCTGGATAGCAAGTCTTCAGCTTGCAGCACTTGCTATGCAGAACAGGAAAGATATTTCTGCGTTCATTGCGGACTTTACCGGAAGCCACAATTACATTGTTGACTACCTTACCGAGGAAGTGCTACAGCATCAATCAGGCGAAATTCAGGAATTCCTTTTAAAGACAAGTATTCTCAACCGTTTCTGCAGCGGTTTGTGTGATGCTGTAACCGGTAAAAATAATTCATCCGAACTGCTTGAATACCTGATTAAATCTAAATTGTTTGTTATTCCGCTAAGTGATACGAGGATCTGGTACAGGTATCATCATCTGTTCAGCGATCTGCTTCAGTACAGGTTGTCACTAACTTACCCCGACAAAATTAAAGATCTTCATATCCGCGCCAGCATCTGGTATGAAGAAAACGGATTAATTGAAGAAGCATTTTTTCATGCTGTCAAGGGCGATGATTTTGAGAGCGCCGCAGACCTTGTTGAGTCCGTTTCCGTTAATACATTAATGCGTGGAGAAATTGTAACTCTCCGGAAATGGGTTTCGCAAATTCCGGAAGAGGTTGTAAATAAACGTGCGCTGATCAGTATCTGCAAAGCATGGATCTACAATATTTCGGGGGATCTTCAAAAAGTTGAGCCTGAAGTCCTTAAAGCAGAAAAAGCGATTGGTGAAGGACAAAGAAGATATAATGAATCTGATGTCGCTAACATCAAAGGTCACGTAGTGTTGCTGCGGTCATATTACTTCAGTCCCTTTTATACGGGAAATCCTGAAAACATTATTAAACACCGGCAGATGCTGCACGAAGCGGAAAAAAATCTTCAGACTACAAACCCGATTATACTAAGTATACTTCAGCTTGTAATCGGAGGAACATATTTTTTCACCTGTGAATGGAAGCCCGCGCTTGAAGCGTTTAAGTCGGCTCAATATTATGGAGAGTTATCCGGCAATCATCTTGTTACGTATGCGGCTATAAATAATTATGCTGACATATTGATCTTCCAGGGTAAATTGAAAGAAGCACACCGGCTGATATCATCAGCAATTGATGAGGCTGTCTCCAAATACGGAAAACTTTTTCCGCCGCTCTCATTCAGTTACCTTGCAATGGGTAAACTGATGTATGAAATGAATGACATTGCCGCAGCAGAAGAATATTTTCAGTTGTGCATAAAACTTACCAACACTATTGCTAACCCGGCTATTTATTTAATGTCCCTTCTTCAGCTTGCATACATAAAACAGGTACAGGGAAACACTAAAGAAGCTAAAGCCTACTTGAACAAATCTGAAAGCGTAGGTCAGATCAATACAATTTATCTCAGGGAAATAACCGTTGAATCATTCCGAACAAGAGTTCTTCTTCTTCAGAAGAATTTTAAAAGTACAATAAGTTGGATTGAAAGATTCAGAAAAGATCCTATGACAAACGCAGGTTTATTCTCCCAGGCAAAGTTGATAATTGCCAGGACATATATTGCTCTCGGTGATAACGATACAGCTCTTTTGCTGTTATCCGAGTTGAAAGATTCTTCTGAAAATTTTGGCGCTACCGGATGGTTGATTGAAGCTTTGATTCTTGAGTCGATTGCATTTGATGCCGAGGGTGAAACCGACAGAGCAATAGATTCCTTAAAAAAATCTCTTGCCCTGGCTGAATCTGAAAACTATATGCGGATGTATATAGATCACGGTAAATCAATGACTGAACTGCTTGAAACGGTTCTTGCTATTTATCCTGATGATGAATCATTTTCCGCCGGCTATGTGACTTTACTTATAAATGAAATGAATAAGGAAAATTCATCGAATGGATTATCAGATCAGGAACCTTTAAGTGACAGGGAGATTGAAGTATTGAGGCTTCTCTCGGCGGGATTTTCAAACAAAGCAATTGCGGAAAAATTATTTGTCGCTATAGGAACAATTAAAAAACATACTCATTCAATCTATCAAAAACTCGATGTTGACAGCAGAACCAAAGCAATAAAAAAAGCCCGCGACCTGAATATCATCTGAGTTTAAACCAGGTGATTCTCCTGTCTTTCTTAAATCCGATTTTGTTAACAAGATTAATCGCGTTCAGATTATCCTCTTCAATATTTGCAAAAGGAATTTTTCCTTTAGCAATTACCTTTTGTGCAAGAGAGATTGTTGCAGAAATTCCTAACCCTTTTCGTTGATAGTTATCCATCACCTGTAAAAATCCTAATGAACCGTCATCGTGTGTTAGTGCCCACGCGGCAGGTTTATCATCAATGCGTATGCATGAACTTAATCCATTCATGATTCTTTCAACTATGTAATCAAGCGAAAGATAATCTTTATACTTTGCGTTTTCCATAATGAACTCAGCATCGCCCGGTGTAAGAGAACCGGCTTTGTGAACCGGAACTGGAAGTGTTATTTCACGCGGAAGATAATAACGCATCGTGATAAGCTTCCAATCAATCTCTCTGCAATTGGTTATAAAAGGAATCATCCAGTCTTCCAGAGAAGCATAATACTCATCTTCGCCGCTCATCATATCAACTAAAGATTTAAATTCGTTTTCATCTTTACTGCTTATATAAACCCAAAGCTGATCGCTTTTCTGTTTAATCAATATTGAGTTTCCCGCCTGATGAAACTCCTGCACCCCGTTGTTCTCAACAAATCCAGTAATGCTAAGGTTTCGTATCGGGTCTTCGGCAAGCTTTAGGAGAATGGTTTCAATATTCATCTGTTGTTCTTTTTCTTATTCCTACTCTTACTCTCTATTAGCACAAATTATTTTCTTCATTATATTTCCTTTACAAATATATATAAAGTGTCCTGCTTTTGAATCCATACAAATCTCTTAAAAGTCTTCCGCATGATATGTGGATTTTATTCTTCGCCACATTGATCAACCGATCAGGAACAATGGTGCTTCCATTTCTTGCGCTGTATCTTACTCAGGATTTAAAGGTTGCCGCAACATCTGCCGGATTGTTAATCGCATTTTACGGTGGTGGCGCACTTTTAACAGCACCATTCGCCGGACGTTTAAGCGATAAACTTGGTGCCTTGAAGGTAATGATATACTCACTTCTGTTATCCGGAATTTTGTTAATTGTTTATTCCTTCATTCAAACATATGAATGGCTGGTTGTTCTTACGCTTGTCTGGGCAACCACTAACGAAGCTTTCCGTCCTGCAAACCTTGCTTACATTTCAGAAGTGGTTCCGGCAGAACAAAGAAGAGTTGCATACGCATTAAACAGGCTCGCAATAAATATTGGAATGAGTATTGGTCCTGTTGCGGCAGGATTTCTTACGTTAATAGACTACTCAATAATTTTTTATGTCGATGGTATAACCTCAATCATGGCGGGCATTTTTTTAATATATGCGCCGTGGCAAAAAAGTGAAAACATAAACTCATCAACTCAAATATCAGAAGCAGATATAAAGACCGTTAATTATTCGGACAGTAATAAAAAATTGATTTACTTTCTTGCTGCAATGATCCCAATCTCAATGGTTTTCTTTCAGCATATTTCAACAATGCCGCTGTTTGTCGTTAATGAATTAGGAATTTCATCAGCTACTTACGGATTATTATTTGCTATTAACACCGGACTGGTAATTTTATTCGAAGTTCCGTTAAATGATTACCTCGGAAAATTTAAAGAAGGCAGAGTGCTTGCTGTCGGCGCTTTTCTAACTGGATTAGGATTTGGCGGGATGGCCTTTTGTACGGATGTTCTTTCTGTTGCAATTACAATTGTTATCTGGACAGTTGGTGAAATGATAATACTACCAATTAGTGTTGCTTACGTTTCTAACATTGCACCGGATAACAAACGCGGTTCTTACATGGGCTTTTACCAGATGATTTTTAACCTGGCATTCACCGCAGGTCCCTGGCTGGGAACAATAGTAATGGAAATTCATGGAAGTAAAATTTTATGGTATGCTATTTTTGTGCTGGGATTGATTTCAACACTGATGATGTTGAAGCTGGATAAAAAAAGTTAATTCCATAATACATGGAAATTTTTATCCAGCTTCATTTGCAAATCAAATTTTCTGCGGGTTAGACCTATTCGGATATTCTGACAATTTTATTGGGCGCATAATTCCATGCATCCCCCTTTTTGCTTTCATCATTATTTGTGCTGTTGCCGTTTGCATAAATAGTAATCTCTCCGGCTGTATCAGGCGCAGTAAAACTAAATTTAAATGTGATCTTTCCGTCAGCAGGAGCTTTTGGATCTTTGTGAGTAAGTTCACCTTTTTTTAGAGTCATACCATCGCCCGCGATAAGCGTACCGCCCGAAACAGCTATATTAGTACCGCCCCTAACCAAAGGACCACCTGAAATGACAATAGTATATTCACCTGTTTCACCCTTTTTAAGTTCAGAAGGACCATCAATCACAACTGTAACTTTAGAACTCGCATCACCGTGACAATCGCAGCCTTCGCCATTCTTTTTTGTTGTTCCGATTTTACCATTTGTCTTTGCGTAAATGATAAAGCTTATCATTATAAAAACTAAAAATATATTAACAGCGTTTTTTACAAGGTTGTTTTTCATTTTTCCTTTGATTTGTTGTGAATGAATGATATGACTAATAAATGTGAATTACTATTTAATAATAAGCATCTTTTTTGTATCTGAAAAACTTCCTGCCGTCAGGTTGTAATAGTACACTCCGCTTGATAGTTTTCCCGCATCAAATTCGACTTCATAATACCCCGCCGGCTTTTCATCGTTTATGAGGGTAAAAATTTCATTACCTAAAACGTCATAAATTTTTAACATTACATGTAGAGAAGGGGCATGCCCCGTCTCCACCAATGGAATTGTAAATGAAATTTTGGTCGAAGGATTAAATGGATTAGGATAATTCTGCTCAAGTAAAAAAGTAACCGGTTGAGAAAAATCCACCTCAACAATTTTTGAATATTCATACGATCCATCAAAGTCAATTTGCTTTAGTCTGTATTGATAAATTCCGGGTAAAACACCTTGTCTCCCGGAAGGCAGGTTTTCATCAATGAAAGAATAAGTATGCTGTGCGGTAGTCGTCCCAAGTCCGGCGACAAAACCAATGCTCTGCCAACCGTCATTGCCTGCTGCCGATTTCTCGCTGCCTACTTCCTTCCTCTCCACTTCAAACCCTCTGTTATTAACCTCTGTTGCTGTTACCCAGCTTAGCTTAACGTTGTTATTCATCACAGCCGCATTAAAAGAAATTAATTCTACCGGAATTGTTCCCGGTTGGTTCAACTTGGCTACAAAAATATTTATACTTCCGCCGCCTAATGCGATTGAATCAAACACAGAATTTGCGGCAACTCTTCCTGCAAGAATACAATTGCCTGTTGAATCGATTATGATTGATTGAGCTCTGTCATAACCTGTTCCTCCTGCTGTTTTAGCCCACAGCAATTCTCCGGCAGAAGAATATTTTAAGCTCAACACATCCTCATTCAAATTTACTGAATGTGTTACAATACCATTTCCCCAGTCTATACTTCCTCTTAAAAAACCGGCAAAGTATACGCTGCCCTGATGATCCGTAGATAAAAATTCTGAGTTACCGGTACTTGCATCACCGGTTATACTGCCGTTTGGTACTTCACGAACCCATAAAAAATCTCCGGAAGGATTAATTTTTGCGATGAAAAAATCATATACCCAGTTTGGACCTGCAACGACAATACTTCCAAAAGAAGTTTCGTCAAACAGATTTCCGCTGAAAAAAATATTTCCTTCATCATCACATTTAACAATGAACTCCTGAAAGGTAATATCTTCAACAAATCTTATCCATTGAACAATACCTGAAGGTGAATATTTCACTACATACATGTTGTAAACATTCGGCGGTGTTACCTGGTAACCGTTAAACGATTGACTATTGTTTGCGGTGGCTCCCGTAACAATAACATTTCCTTGAACATCAATATCAATACCTGAAACTCCGCGGACATTATCCTGCAGCCAGGTATGAATATGATTTCCTGATTCATCAAGTTTTTGAATGTATGAATCCTGAAAATCATTAGTAACAGTCAACCAGATATTGTTCTGCTGATCGATGACCATTCCCTCGACACTACGGAAATCTGTTATCGATGTATTTATAATTTTATGCCAGAGTATTAGTCCGTTTGTGTCAAACTTCAAAATAAAACCAACTGGATTATTGGTAAGATCAGTCAGGAATAATTGATCGACCGACAAAGTATCTTTAAATAATCCTGATACAACTATATTGTTCATTCGATCAATGATTAAAGATTGAATTGCGGTTTTACCAAAGACTGTGTCCTGAAATAAAATATTTCCCGAAGTATTCATTTTTTCTATAACTGAATTTCCGAGATATACCTGGCTGAATAATACTTTGGACTGTATAATTCTTGAAGAAATAATATTTGACTGCGCATCTGCGGCAACGAGTGCTGTAAGGTATGAGGGGTTTGTTGAAAGGTTTAAGGGCATAACTTTAGCCCACTCGAATGTTTGTGCGAAAGAAAACACTGTGCAAGTCAATACAATAAAAATGATTTTCATAGTTAATTCCTGACCCTAAATGCAATTTGATGCATTGAGCAAAAAAATTTTATGTGCTTTATTATTATCAGTAACAACCGGAAGGGTTTTGTGACATAAATATAGAACAATATTCTCTTAATCCTTCAGTTATATATTAAAGGATATTGATTGTTTTACTCAAGTTCTATTTTTAAATTACTTTCACCATTCCAAATAATCTCAGAGGGAAAAATGTCGTTAACTTATTCAGGCTATCTTCATTTAGATGAACTTCTTCACATTCAGCAGCCTCGCTCTGAGGGGCCGGATCATGATGAAATGCTCTTTATCATAATTCATCAAACATACGAGCTTTGGTTTAAACAGGTTCTTCATGAACTAGATCATTTGAAAAAACTTCTCTCCGGGAATGATCTTCCGCGTTCACTTCACACAATGAAGCGCATACTTACAATTTTAAAAGTACTTGTGCATCAGACAGATATACTTGAAACGATGACTCCGCTTGAGTTTTTAACTTTCCGCGACAGACTTGAAACTGCAAGCGGGTTTCAGTCATTCCAGTTCCGTGAACTTGAATTTTCCCTCGGTCAGAAAAATGAAAAAATACTTTCTCGTTTCGACGAACATTCTTCCGAAAGAAAAAGACTTCAGAAAAGATTTGATGAACCTTCTCTCTGGCAGGTGTTTCTTCATTTTCTTAAAGTGAATAAATATGATATTCCTGATTCTGCAATCCTCTCTATTGATAATGATGTTGAAGCAGATTCCATTGAACAGATCCTGATTAACATTTATAAAAGCGATCACAACCTTGCTCAATTTTGTGAATTACTTCTTGATATGGACGAAGGTTTCCAGGAATGGCGTTATCGTCATGTTAAAATGGTCGAAAGAACCATCGGTACAAAACAAGGAACCGGCGGTTCTGACGGGGTTAAATATCTTATGGCAACTTTATCGATAAAATTTTTTCCGCTTCTTTGGTCAGTCAGAAAGGATTTCAACAAATGAAATTAAAACCTGATGATCTTTATGCTTCGCCCAACAAACTTGCCAGGCACTATTCAAAATTTAAGGTGAGCAAAAGGTTATTGTTTACAGGACACTCACACCAGGCATGGCCTGACTGCGGATTTGCCGGTCAGAAAAAAACCTGGGAAGACGCTGCAGAGTTAGTCGATGATAAATGGGAAAAGGCTTTTGAAAAAGCAGGTGAAGTAAAACAAGGTTTCTTAAAACTGCTTAATGATAAAAATGGATTTATAGCACTTGCGTCAAATACGCATGAACATTTGATAAAATTTCTTTCTGCTCTTCCGTTAAAAACAAAACCAAAACTAATTTCAACTGACGGTGAATTTCATACAATCAGGAGACAGCTTGATCGTTTAGGTGAAGAAGGTATTGAAGTTGCAAAAGTATCATCCTCCCCAGTTGATGAAGTTGTGGGAAAATTAATTTCAAAGTGCGATGAAAAAACTTCCGCAGTAATTGTTTCATCAGTATTTTTTCAATCAGGACTGATACTTCCTCATCTGCATGAGCTTGCCGAACATTGTTACAAAAACAATATTGAACTGCTTGTTGATACTTATCATCATCTGAATGTTGTTCCTTTTTCGATCAAAGAAAAAAATCTTGAAAAAGCATTTGTTGTCGGCGGAGGATATAAATACTGCCAGCTTGGTGAAGGAAATTGTTTTTTAAGGATTCCGAAGGACTGTGAGCTGCGACCAGTAATTACAGGATGGTACAGCGAGTTTACTGCTCTTGCTGAACAGAAAAAAAGCGGAGAGGTGGTTTATGGAACAGGCGGAGACTTGTTTGCCGGAGCTACTTATGATCCAACAAGTCATTACAGGGCATCAGAAGTTTTTAATTTTTTTGCAAAAATGAAATTGACTCCTGAGTTTTTGCGTGAAGTGAATCAACACCAGGTTTCTCTTCTGATGAATGAGTTTGATAAGCTAAATCTGAATGATGAATTAATCACGCGGGATAGAAATGTAGATCTGAATAATGTCGGCGGCTTTCTTGTATTAAACTCAGAACGTGCGGGAGAGATTTCAACCGGACTCTCGGAAAAAGGGGTGATGACCGATTACAGAGGAAGTTCGTTGAGATTCGGACCTGCGCCATATTTGTCCGATACACAAATAATTGAAGCGATAAATAAATTAAGTGAAGTTGTTTCAGAACTAAAGTGAAATTTATTTTTTTCTCTTATAACAAAAACAATATGTCATATGATCATTCACCATTCCAGTTGCCTGCATATGCGCATAAACTATCGTTGAACCTACAAATTTAAATCCGCGTTTTTTCAGATCTATGCTGATGATATCAGACAATCCGGTTTTTGCAGGAATTTCTTTGAGCGATTTGAATTTGTTAATGACAGGTTTATGATTTACAAAACTCCAGATGTATTTATCAAAAGTCCCGAACTCTTTTCTAACCTGCAGAAATGCTTTTGCGTTTGTCACCGCGGCTTCTATTTTCAATTTATTTCTGATAATGCCTTCATCTTTTAATAATGAACTGACTTTTCTTTTGTTGTATAGCGCAACTTTATTAAAATCAAAACCATCAAAAGCTTTGCGAAAATTTTCCCGCTTGTAAAGAATTGTCCGCCAGCTTAAGCCAGCCTGAAATCCTTCGAGTATAAGAAATTCAAAAAGTTTTTTATCACTATGAACAGGAACACCCCATTCGTTGTCATGATATTTGATCATAAGTTTATCATCCGAAGGCCAGGGACAGCGCTGCTTCATAATATTTCCTTGTTGAAAAAATAATACATAAATTTAATAAAAGAATTTACACTCAATACAGGGTTTAATAATGAGCACAAAAGAAAAATTCTCTGAAGAAATAAAAACCGCATATTCATTTGGAACGGAATTTATCACACTCGGCGGAGTTATTTACCAGGGCGAATGTGTTAATGATCTTCATATAAATATTCCGCTAAAAACATTAAACAGGCATGGATTAATTGCCGGGGCTACGGGAACCGGGAAAACAAAAACTCTGCAGGTAATTACCGAACAGCTTTCATCAAAGAGTGTTCCCGTTCTTGTCATGGATATAAAAGGAGACTTTAGCGGAATTGCAAAAGCAGGATCGGTTAATTCCAAAATAGAAGAACGTCATAATAAAATCGGACTGACTTATACTCCCTCAGGTTTTCCTGTTGAATTATTAACTCTGTCGGAAGAGAAAGGTGTCCGTCTGCGAGCAACAGTTTCTGAATTCGGACCGGTATTACTTTCAAAAATTCTTGAACTTAATGATACTCAATCAAGTTTCGTTTCTCTCATTTTCAAATATTGTGATGATGTTCAACTGCCTGTACTTGATTTAAAAGACTTTAAGCGCGTGCTTCAATACATTTCAAATGAAGGTAAAGCTGAAATAGAAAAAGAATATGGAAAGATATCAACGACTTCAGTCGGAACAATTTTACGCAAAGTCATCGAGCTTGAGCAGCAAGGTGCCGAAAAATTTTTCGGTGAAAAATCTTTTGAAGTAGATGACCTGGTAAGGATTGATGAAAATGGTCGCGGGGTAATTTCAATCATCCGGCTTGTTGATCTGCAGGATAAACCAAAATTATTTTCGACTTTTATGCTTTCACTACTTGCAGAAATTTATTCATCCTTTCCTGAAGAAGGCGATGTTAGTCAGCCTAAACTTGCAATCTTTATTGACGAAGCTCACCTGATTTTTAAAGAAGCTTCTAAAGCCCTTCTTGAGCAGATAGAAACAATTATCAAATTAATCCGCTCGAAAGGAGTTGGAATTTTCTTCTGCACTCAAAACCCAACGGATGTGCCTTCAAGCGTACTTAGTCAACTGGGATTAAAGGTTCAACATGCACTGAGAGCATTTACCGCTAAGGACAGGCAGATGATCAAATTGACTGCTGAGAATTACCCAACCTCTGAATATTATAAAACTGATGAGATGTTAACATCTCTTGGAATCGGCGAAGCCGCAATAACCGCACTGAATGAAAAAGGAATTCCGACTCCTTTAACTGCTGTGTTGTTAAGAGCTCCTCAATCAAGAATGGACGTACTTTCAGAAAATGAGATAGATGAGCTTGTACGCAGTTCAAAATTAATCTCAAAGTACAATGATGAGTTTGACAGGGAAAGCGCATATGAAATGTTGAACAGGAAACTGGAAGTCTCAAAAACTCCCAAGACGGAACCTTTGCCCAAACATCAGCCAACTACTCAACCAAGACAATCAACACGACAAGAAAAAAGTACATTTGAGAAAGTATTGACGAGTCCGACAACAAAACAAATCGGCAACACAATTGTTAAAGAACTTGCCCGAGGCTTGCTTGGAGTGCTTGGTTTAGGCGGTACAACAAGACGAAGATAATTTTCTGATTTAATTCTGTTAACAGAATCTTAATTTCATTTTACACATCTGACTTTGCTCAGATCTAAATTTATTTATTAACCATAATCGTTTTAGCACAGGAGGCACTATGGGTATCTTGGATACTATTCAATCATCTTCCGGCGAACAAGGCGGAAACCAGAATGATTTATTAAATACTGTAATGAACTTAATTGGCGGACAAGGCGGCGGCTTAAACGGATTGATCAGTCAATTTACATCTAATGGTCTTGGAGATGTAATTGGCTCATGGGTTGGTACAGGAAAAAATCTCCCGATTTCAGGTGACCAGATCCAAAACATATTGGGAAATGATACAGTGAAAAACCTTGCTTCAAAACTCGGGATGGATACCGGCTCACTTACTTCACAACTTTCTAATTTACTTCCGAATGTTGTTGACAAATTAACTCCAGAAGGTAAAGTGCCCGAAGGTGATATACTCAGCCAGGGTATGAATCTTCTTGGCGGATTGTTTGATGGAAAATAAATTCTGATAATTATGAAAATTGAGCCGTGATATTATTCACGGCTTCTGTTTGTGCGCATAAACTTTTTATTGTCAGGGTAAAAGAATATCATCAAAAACTGCCGCATCAATCTTAAAACACCAATAGCCATTTTCATCTTTTATTTTTTTCTGCTCCATTGAAAACCCCGATGAATAACTTGCCTCGATAGTATTAGTAAAAAAATTATAGACTGTTATTTCATTTTCCTTTGGTACCACACCATATTTTTCACCAGAATAATTTCTGCCGGGAAATAATTCTAAAAACAACTTGCTTATATATCCATCTGATTTTGCTTTTGAGTAAAAGAATACCGGTTCATTTATTTTACAGTGATAATATCCCTGCTTCAACTCTACGCCGGATTGTGAAATGCTGCTGTCAATGATGACGGAATTTTTATATTCTGATGAAAATTGTTTCCACCGGTTTTCATCCGGTAGTTCTTCCTGTTGAATCGTCATTTGATTTATTTCATTCTCACTGCCTGAATACTTCAGATAAAGATTAATATATTCTTCCATTCCAAATTGTTCCATTAAAAATAAATTATAGAGTCCG
It includes:
- a CDS encoding GNAT family N-acetyltransferase — encoded protein: MNIETILLKLAEDPIRNLSITGFVENNGVQEFHQAGNSILIKQKSDQLWVYISSKDENEFKSLVDMMSGEDEYYASLEDWMIPFITNCREIDWKLITMRYYLPREITLPVPVHKAGSLTPGDAEFIMENAKYKDYLSLDYIVERIMNGLSSCIRIDDKPAAWALTHDDGSLGFLQVMDNYQRKGLGISATISLAQKVIAKGKIPFANIEEDNLNAINLVNKIGFKKDRRITWFKLR
- a CDS encoding MFS transporter; translation: MNPYKSLKSLPHDMWILFFATLINRSGTMVLPFLALYLTQDLKVAATSAGLLIAFYGGGALLTAPFAGRLSDKLGALKVMIYSLLLSGILLIVYSFIQTYEWLVVLTLVWATTNEAFRPANLAYISEVVPAEQRRVAYALNRLAINIGMSIGPVAAGFLTLIDYSIIFYVDGITSIMAGIFLIYAPWQKSENINSSTQISEADIKTVNYSDSNKKLIYFLAAMIPISMVFFQHISTMPLFVVNELGISSATYGLLFAINTGLVILFEVPLNDYLGKFKEGRVLAVGAFLTGLGFGGMAFCTDVLSVAITIVIWTVGEMIILPISVAYVSNIAPDNKRGSYMGFYQMIFNLAFTAGPWLGTIVMEIHGSKILWYAIFVLGLISTLMMLKLDKKS
- a CDS encoding kynureninase, whose translation is MKLKPDDLYASPNKLARHYSKFKVSKRLLFTGHSHQAWPDCGFAGQKKTWEDAAELVDDKWEKAFEKAGEVKQGFLKLLNDKNGFIALASNTHEHLIKFLSALPLKTKPKLISTDGEFHTIRRQLDRLGEEGIEVAKVSSSPVDEVVGKLISKCDEKTSAVIVSSVFFQSGLILPHLHELAEHCYKNNIELLVDTYHHLNVVPFSIKEKNLEKAFVVGGGYKYCQLGEGNCFLRIPKDCELRPVITGWYSEFTALAEQKKSGEVVYGTGGDLFAGATYDPTSHYRASEVFNFFAKMKLTPEFLREVNQHQVSLLMNEFDKLNLNDELITRDRNVDLNNVGGFLVLNSERAGEISTGLSEKGVMTDYRGSSLRFGPAPYLSDTQIIEAINKLSEVVSELK
- a CDS encoding T9SS type A sorting domain-containing protein; its protein translation is MNNNVKLSWVTATEVNNRGFEVERKEVGSEKSAAGNDGWQSIGFVAGLGTTTAQHTYSFIDENLPSGRQGVLPGIYQYRLKQIDFDGSYEYSKIVEVDFSQPVTFLLEQNYPNPFNPSTKISFTIPLVETGHAPSLHVMLKIYDVLGNEIFTLINDEKPAGYYEVEFDAGKLSSGVYYYNLTAGSFSDTKKMLIIK
- a CDS encoding DUF853 family protein, producing the protein MSTKEKFSEEIKTAYSFGTEFITLGGVIYQGECVNDLHINIPLKTLNRHGLIAGATGTGKTKTLQVITEQLSSKSVPVLVMDIKGDFSGIAKAGSVNSKIEERHNKIGLTYTPSGFPVELLTLSEEKGVRLRATVSEFGPVLLSKILELNDTQSSFVSLIFKYCDDVQLPVLDLKDFKRVLQYISNEGKAEIEKEYGKISTTSVGTILRKVIELEQQGAEKFFGEKSFEVDDLVRIDENGRGVISIIRLVDLQDKPKLFSTFMLSLLAEIYSSFPEEGDVSQPKLAIFIDEAHLIFKEASKALLEQIETIIKLIRSKGVGIFFCTQNPTDVPSSVLSQLGLKVQHALRAFTAKDRQMIKLTAENYPTSEYYKTDEMLTSLGIGEAAITALNEKGIPTPLTAVLLRAPQSRMDVLSENEIDELVRSSKLISKYNDEFDRESAYEMLNRKLEVSKTPKTEPLPKHQPTTQPRQSTRQEKSTFEKVLTSPTTKQIGNTIVKELARGLLGVLGLGGTTRRR
- a CDS encoding DNA-3-methyladenine glycosylase I → MKQRCPWPSDDKLMIKYHDNEWGVPVHSDKKLFEFLILEGFQAGLSWRTILYKRENFRKAFDGFDFNKVALYNKRKVSSLLKDEGIIRNKLKIEAAVTNAKAFLQVRKEFGTFDKYIWSFVNHKPVINKFKSLKEIPAKTGLSDIISIDLKKRGFKFVGSTIVYAHMQATGMVNDHMTYCFCYKRKK
- a CDS encoding DUF937 domain-containing protein, with the translated sequence MGILDTIQSSSGEQGGNQNDLLNTVMNLIGGQGGGLNGLISQFTSNGLGDVIGSWVGTGKNLPISGDQIQNILGNDTVKNLASKLGMDTGSLTSQLSNLLPNVVDKLTPEGKVPEGDILSQGMNLLGGLFDGK
- a CDS encoding tryptophan 2,3-dioxygenase, whose amino-acid sequence is MSLTYSGYLHLDELLHIQQPRSEGPDHDEMLFIIIHQTYELWFKQVLHELDHLKKLLSGNDLPRSLHTMKRILTILKVLVHQTDILETMTPLEFLTFRDRLETASGFQSFQFRELEFSLGQKNEKILSRFDEHSSERKRLQKRFDEPSLWQVFLHFLKVNKYDIPDSAILSIDNDVEADSIEQILINIYKSDHNLAQFCELLLDMDEGFQEWRYRHVKMVERTIGTKQGTGGSDGVKYLMATLSIKFFPLLWSVRKDFNK
- a CDS encoding AAA family ATPase, giving the protein MTAPILNTKLFKPAAGPQTIIRKRLNDRLNAGLKSKVILISAPAGFGKTTLISTWIDQLNSNVGWVSLDIADNDPNRFLTYCLASLQTADNELGKTTMSLLQSPQSSSVELIITNLINDITSTLNETILVLDDFHLIDSKEIHAAMDYLIENLPSNLKLVVLSRQDPPWHLSRMRVRNHLTELREADLRFTSEEALDFFRDTMKLELSQEDIAALDSRTEGWIASLQLAALAMQNRKDISAFIADFTGSHNYIVDYLTEEVLQHQSGEIQEFLLKTSILNRFCSGLCDAVTGKNNSSELLEYLIKSKLFVIPLSDTRIWYRYHHLFSDLLQYRLSLTYPDKIKDLHIRASIWYEENGLIEEAFFHAVKGDDFESAADLVESVSVNTLMRGEIVTLRKWVSQIPEEVVNKRALISICKAWIYNISGDLQKVEPEVLKAEKAIGEGQRRYNESDVANIKGHVVLLRSYYFSPFYTGNPENIIKHRQMLHEAEKNLQTTNPIILSILQLVIGGTYFFTCEWKPALEAFKSAQYYGELSGNHLVTYAAINNYADILIFQGKLKEAHRLISSAIDEAVSKYGKLFPPLSFSYLAMGKLMYEMNDIAAAEEYFQLCIKLTNTIANPAIYLMSLLQLAYIKQVQGNTKEAKAYLNKSESVGQINTIYLREITVESFRTRVLLLQKNFKSTISWIERFRKDPMTNAGLFSQAKLIIARTYIALGDNDTALLLLSELKDSSENFGATGWLIEALILESIAFDAEGETDRAIDSLKKSLALAESENYMRMYIDHGKSMTELLETVLAIYPDDESFSAGYVTLLINEMNKENSSNGLSDQEPLSDREIEVLRLLSAGFSNKAIAEKLFVAIGTIKKHTHSIYQKLDVDSRTKAIKKARDLNII